The following coding sequences are from one Eptesicus fuscus isolate TK198812 chromosome 7, DD_ASM_mEF_20220401, whole genome shotgun sequence window:
- the SPRYD4 gene encoding SPRY domain-containing protein 4 translates to MALPFARSPCLCRWGAKRLGAAAAEARRGVSFKLEEKTAHSSLALFKDDTGVKYGMVGLEPTQLALNVERFREWAVVLADTAVTSGRHYWEVTVKRSQQFRVGVADVDISRDSCIGVDARSWVFTYAQRKWHTMLANEKAPIEGIGHPEKVGLLLEYEAQKLSLVDVSRVAVVHTLRTDFQGPVVPAFALWDGELLTHSGLEVPKGL, encoded by the exons ATGGCGCTGCCCTTTGCGCGTTCGCCTTGCCTCTGCCGCTGGGGAGCCAAACGACTGGGGGCTGCTGCCGCAGAAGCCCGCAGAG GCGTCAGTTTCAAACTGGAAGAGAAAACCGCCCACAGCAGCCTGGCACTCTTCAAAGATGACACAGGTGTCAAATATGGCATGGTGGGATTGGAGCCCACCCAACTGGCCCTGAACGTGGAGCGTTTCCGGGAGTGGGCCGTGGTGCTGGCCGACACGGCGGTCACCAGCGGCAGGCACTACTGGGAGGTGACAGTGAAGCGCTCGCAGCAGTTCCGGGTAGGAGTGGCAGATGTGGACATTTCTCGGGATAGCTGCATCGGTGTCGATGCCCGTTCTTGGGTGTTCACCTATGCCCAGCGCAAGTGGCACACCATGTTGGCCAACGAGAAAGCCCCTATCGAGGGCATCGGGCATCCAGAGAAGGTGGGGCTGCTGCTGGAGTATGAGGCCCAGAAGCTGAGCTTGGTGGATGTGAGCCGGGTTGCTGTGGTCCACACGCTACGGACAGATTTCCAGGGTCCAGTGGTACCTGCCTTTGCCCTTTGGGATGGAGAATTGCTGACCCATTCAGGGCTTGAGGTGCCTAAGGGCCTCTAG
- the LOC103292433 gene encoding nucleoside diphosphate kinase, mitochondrial-like: MSGLLGRAALRGLLCGPRAGVPSLLVRPSSGEPPWARERTLVTVKPDGVRRRLVGEVIRRFERRGFKLVGLKMLQASESVLAEHYQHHREEPFYPALLSHMRSGPVVAMVWEGPNVVGTSRAMIGLTDSAEAAPGTIRGDFSLHIRRNVIHASDSVEGAQREIRLWFQSSELVDWADEGHRSSLYPA; this comes from the coding sequence ATGAGCGGCCTCTTAGGGCGCGCCGCGCTGAGGGGGCTGTTgtgcggcccgcgggccggggTCCCCAGCCTGCTCGTGCGCCCCAGCTCCGGGGAGCCCCCCTGGGCCCGGGAGCGGACCCTGGTGACCGTGAAGCCCGACGGGGTGCGGCGCCGGCTCGTAGGCGAGGTGATTCGGCGTTTTGAGAGGAGGGGCTTCAAGCTGGTGGGGCTGAAGATGCTGCAGGCGTCAGAGAGCGTCCTGGCCGAGCACTACCAGCACCATCGGGAGGAGCCCTTCTACCCGGCCCTCCTCAGCCACATGCGCTCGGGCCCCGTGGTGGCCATGGTCTGGGAGGGCCCCAACGTGGTCGGCACCTCCAGGGCCATGATCGGACTCACCGACTCGGCTGAGGCCGCCCCCGGCACCATCCGAGGAGACTTCAGCCTCCACATCAGAAGGAACGTCATCCACGCCAGCGACTCCGTGGAGGGGGCCCAGCGGGAGATCCGGCTGTGGTTCCAGAGCAGTGAGCTGGTGGACTGGGCAGACGAAGGCCACCGCAGCAGCCTCTACCCGGCCTGA